The genomic window ttattattatttagaagacttctgaaggcagccctgtttagggaagctttataatgtttgatggattattgtattttagtattttgttggaagccgcccagagtggctggggaagcccagccagatgggcggggtataaataaattattattattattattattattattattattattattattatttccttgagatctgctgggagggcgttccacagggtgggtgccattgctgaGTAtatcctctgcctggttccctttaggATATACAACAAGTtcattaaatttgtgaggtccatgcctttacacaaaataccataaaacattattgaaaagataaacaataaaattattaaaacaagttaaaactcctggttccctttaacttcactcctCAGAATGTGGGAACCACCGAAAGGCCCTCGGGAggtggacctcggtgtctgggcaaATCTTGGGTAACCCTTCCTGACACACATGAATCAATTTGAGCCAGTAATTAGAAAATTACAAACATATCTTCATTTCAGTTGGCAGAATCCCTTAAAAGAAACATACGCACATAAACACAAAACCCAGAAGAGGTACTTTTTAACGGAATTTATAAAAAGTCTTTAAAATTCTGTTCTGCAACAACTTTAGGAGACCCTTGATGCCAACATATCTCTGCACTTATAAGGAATCTGAAAATATACTTTAGATTCTAATTTTCTGAAGTCGTGGGATCCTGTTTGCCTTCCTAGTACCTGCAGAATTTCAGCAGCCTTGAGTGGCACCACAAACAATGACAAGGGTAGCTAtactggggggaaatgtgatCCCCAAAAAAGGAGCAGGAAGTAACATGATACATGTATCTCAGTAGGTTCTGGCAGTGGACTCTTTTGAAGGGCTACAACCAGGctgtttgtaataataataataataataataataataataataataataataataataatttattatttctaccctgcccatctgaatgggtttccCCAGTGCTAGTATTCTCCCGCAAGACAAGATACAAATGATCAAAAGTGAGAAAGATTAAAAGAACTGATTTCAGATTACATAGATGCTTTCTACTTTTCTTTAGGTCTTCTCACAGTACTTAATTAAAGTCATTTGTTAATTACCGGCTTGATTAATTCAGTCCCTCCTGCAAATGCAGCTCCATTTTCTCTTGCTAGAGCAGCTTGCTCTGCATTCTGTAAGGAAATGAAAGTTCAGAATGAAGACAATAGGAGCACTAGATATTTTCCCATACAGCTGGTGTTTCTCCACGGTTTTCTTAGGCAGGTGAAGGTGCTGTTAGGTAGGAAATGCAGACCCCGCCCTCTGGCCAAGTTATAGGTGTGTTTTGACTGGGTGACCCCAATAGatgttaggatattggtacagaccgagctgcaaaagcagcagcgaggctggtatgacttgtgtttttcccatgagaaagacggctgttttgtctgctttctcaaccatgtgatgttactgtatatctttactttcactttcagttctggctcaagagagatgctagatgcattatgcacagctctgacttactgagcaggcaagcagagacatgctctgcatcttatctacaataaaatagtttaaccttaatggcttgtgtgtgttgttcttcacgctggggaacaatcgcatatcaatgtgccactggactcgagtagccaggagtgcacccgggcttcgtccctacctgggggggtcagtctcacaacttgccccagcgggacgtttgctaacaatGAGTGCACCAGAAGTTGGATGGGCACGGCCATGATCTCTTGAGGTATCAGCTAACCAGTTAGAAATCTTGAGCATTCATTAATGCTTTAAAAAGTGCCTTGGATGGCCAGACAAAGGTCAAGTTAATTGAGCATAttttgcaggaatcacagcacctAACAGAACCAGGATAATCCGCTGGCTATTTGAGAGGGTCCACCAGCAGACTGCGGTTTTCCTTCTGCCCATCCTCACTTTATAGGGCTTTTGTAAGGGGTTACGGATGTGAAGTACTTGGAACATTCTCTGATATCACTTCACCCATTCCAATATCAAGCTCTGGCTCAAGTGTTCTCAGGAACATCATAATCTAGAACGCACTGTACCAAACACACACCACGgagaataaaatatacattcagaaAACCTTCTGGATATATCCAAAACGGTGGGGTATCTGCTAGATTCTGCAAGAGTGGCATCAATGCCACTGCCTCAAAACACTTGCCTGACTAACCTATACAACCTCAAGGAGGCATTGCAGAAACATGCTGTAACTCACCGCTGTGAATACTACGACCTTATGGATGTCATCTGTGAAACAGTGAGGCAGACGAACTGTACCAACGAAtggttccagaggtttctgaAAGGTGGCAAAGCAAACACGCAAAATTGAAAAGATTCACATTATTGAATTCAGCAAAATAAATTTACTTAGTTGACAAAGGCAAGTTGGTCCAAAATTTGGATATGTGCTCTGTATTCCTTTTCACGTGCAGAAACCacattaagatttttaaaaactatttaaaatatacacaaaatACACGATAGTCAAGGTCCAAATAACTGCTCAACTAGCTTCTATGAGCCGAAGAAAGCTTTGGAATAGAGATTCTTTAACAAAAGCTGCCCTCTCCCACTGTGTAATATGGCAATTCTGAAAACTGATGGGAATTTCAAAATTACTTTGTAAAATAGCATGTGGAGGTAGGGAAGGGCAAGCTGTTCAAAGTAAGAAGCAAATCCTACTAGGCACATAGCAAACCCTTGTTGGCTCCAGCCTCTGAAAATATCCCTATAACCCTCTTCAAAGATCATCACCACAAGCCAAGCATTCTGCGGTGTGTTGCAGAAAATATCCCGGATGACTAGAGGCTTCCACCTTGCCTTTGTTTCTGCTTCCAATAGCATTTTTGCATCGATAATTGCATGACACAAATTTAGACAAAGATTCTCCCCAGCGGAATGAAGGCACGCAGCAGAGAGGGGCAGAACTCACAATTCAGTGCTAGCTTATAAAATACAAGTGAAGGCATTTCCAGCTGAACGTTCTGGGAGCCCTTCTTCAGGCATCATGTCTGAATGAACAATTTCGAAAAATTGcactgaatgttgttgttttttttaactaactTTCAAAGTCCCAGAAATAATTTCAGTTATAAAGGAAATACTAATACTTGCAAACTATGAGCCTTTTCCAGCATACCTTCTTCTCCATTGCCATGTCCAGGGTCATATCAATGTGTACGTGCTGCTTGGGGGAAGTGAAGTCCAGCTGCTGATACTGCTTCAGCATCTCTAAAGCCACTTCTGCCTCATAAACTGGCCTTTGATAGCACCACGTCAAATAAACATCGTCCTTTGGCTCACTTGGCAAGGGAAATGTGTAAGGGTCCTTTCTTTTCTTGGGCTCTGATTCTGCTGCCTTCTTTTTGGGGtcccttctgggttttttgtcttttctttaaggAAATGGGAGTGataaataaaacagcacagcTTAATACTCCTGctataaaaaacacatttttctgaTGGCTAAAGTTGGAACTAAAACAGGAGAGCTGCCTCAATCCGTGGCAAAACAGAGGAAAACATTTCAAGGTGCTGCAGGAGGCTGCTTTGTTTTAGAAAACTGCCTGCCAGGTTTTGAACTCACTGCTTTTCCTCCCCCTTGgatactttatttttaaactttcccCAAGATAATAGGTTCTCTTTCTTCATTTACAGCCGGAAATAAAACCAATTGTCTAGCACTAATCTTCAGCTAGCAGATTGGGACCCACAAATGTGTCACACCATTGTCTTATTTTGTTGAGAAGAAAATCTACCAGCATATCCTGCCTTGCTCTGCAATGTAATAAGGACCCTAACAAACAAAGCAACAATTAAAAGAACAGatattaaaacaattttaaaaaattaaattacaagTATGGGGAGATCTTGGGGACTGGGCCCTGCCCCAGCTGAACTCAGCTACCAGTGACATGCTTTCCTGAACCTATTCAATGTTGCTATTTATACTTTGATTTCAAGTGTTTTTTTATTAGTaagtttaaaagaaataaaagttatttaCTTACTTTGCAGCATAGTGTCTATTGGAAATCAGCAAACTGGCAAAACTGGGAAGCACTGCAGAATGCTGAACAATTCTGGGGAAAATACGGCTAGGGCATTGAGCTGAAACTATTTAAAGACAGGGGGGAAAGAAACCATGCTAATGAGCGCCAGGAATCAGCAAAGCTGCAAAAGAAGTTATGTGACAGAACTGGCCTTTGCATTTAGTGATTCAAGGATATGTGAATTCTTACCCTCCTTGCACCGTAAGGTCCCACTGCAGGTTATAACAATATCATTACACAATTATAACAACAAGTAAAACAGTTCCAAACAAAAGCAGTATAGCTTAAATGTGACACCAAAAGGCCTATGTAAGGTCCAAGACTGAGCACACTTGGGCTGTGTATGTATTTCTCTCCACCACTAGTTTGGGAAGGAGTGCACACACATTAGTCAGAATTCATATTTATACTGCATCTATTCGGTCATTTCTTGCTATATGCTGCATTTTGATGAGCTCTGAAGTAAAttaagaaaaagaacaacctaaCTGCATTTTAAGATGGTAATAGTTACACagccttacttggaagtaaaattTGTTGAAATCAATGGTATATCCTTCCAACTAGAGAGATTTCTGGTACAGTTCTCACTTATTTCTCCGGTCttcaccacttcagactgcagatgggTGCTCACATATCTGAATGTTCATCCATTAAAACATGCCTCCACACAGAAAACGAAATGTCATGTTTGAGGCTAAGTTAGAACACATTCTTCCCTACCCTTCTTTCTGAAAGGAGCTTTTTGTGTAGAGGAGCATTCAGTTTGCTGCCAGAAATGATAAAGTCAATAAGTTTATTATTTCATTGAGAGTTATGTTAGACTCTTTAGAGAGAATAACTGTTTTTACTCCAGTCATCAAAATCCATTTGGCTGCTTAGTTAGAATGAATTGGTCCATCAGTAAGCAAAAATGTGAGTAACTCTAAGGCTAGGGAGCTCAACACAACTACCTGAGGGGTGGTTGCACTGAGTACACCTATTAGGACTATGGTATAATGCCACCATAGGGTTCTCaagaacaaactacagtacaTTAATAGTACATTCCATTAATTTAGGGAAGAGAAACCAAAATCTggctctggaagaagaaaaatctcagcAAAACAAAGAGCGTCACATTacgtatttttatgttgtgaaccaccttgtgatctcCGGATGAGCgtcagtatgcaaatttaataaatgaaatgaaaattccaTTACTATACTGATTCTCACACACGTCTTTCCCTACAAGCCTTTCATAAACGTTTGCACTTGAAAGCAGGGTGGCGAACCTTTCTTTCATTTCACCATTTTCTCTTATCTTAAACCACTtcgagtttgtttgtttgtcaatcaagtggtgtataaatctgATCGAGTAAAAGAAATGTATTCAATTTttaatgattttcaattttatacatttcaataacgttgcaatcattttaacatttcaaaacttgacttccttccccctctttctgcagttccttaaatttatttttactattttctgcatatccaaattaacttaattttctcatttattcatctgctttaaatatatactctgataaaactgcaggttgtttcAATAATCCTGCCCATGTTCttatctacaggtaggtagccgtgttggtctgccatagtcaaaacaaaataaaataaaaaaatccttccagtagcaccttagagaccaactaagtttgttcttggtatgagctttcgtgtgcatgcacacgaaagctcataccaagaacaaacttagttggtctctaaggtgctactggaaggattttttttattttataatgttcTTATccgtttacagtttatttgtaaataaatgcaatccAAGCCCTTATTGCTGGAAATAATTGCTTCTCTGCCGTCCCTTCTGGCATCGcttgcaatgcaatcctatataggtctacttagaagtaagtcccatttgaGTTCTCTGCAGTTTGCTTACAACTGTAGGAGGAGAGGACCCTGCTAACTACGGCGCCTTCTGTCTTAAAACCTCGCAAAAGGGAGAccgagcacacacacaaaaatcacccCCAAAACCCCCAAAACAAAGCACGTTTTTCAGGACCGGGAAAGCGAGGACGCCTCTCTCACCTAAAACCTGCATGCACCGACCTCAATGGGAGCCGGCTCTCGGGAAAAGAGACCCTCAGCCCTAAAATATCTCGAGGAGGGGCTGGGGG from Lacerta agilis isolate rLacAgi1 chromosome 9, rLacAgi1.pri, whole genome shotgun sequence includes these protein-coding regions:
- the MRPL1 gene encoding 39S ribosomal protein L1, mitochondrial isoform X2 — protein: MQVLVSAQCPSRIFPRIVQHSAVLPSFASLLISNRHYAAKKDKKPRRDPKKKAAESEPKKRKDPYTFPLPSEPKDDVYLTWCYQRPVYEAEVALEMLKQYQQLDFTSPKQHVHIDMTLDMAMEKKKPLEPFVGTVRLPHCFTDDIHKVVVFTANAEQAALARENGAAFAGGTELIKPILDGEIKADFYVGVPTMSSKITPLRGMLKQRFPRTRNGSLSYDIIQMLEFFKVCHEYEVENGNLIRTPIGMLDMPNDQIVANLDAVIKDVCKYKPLSYGPFVTHLSICSSTSESLDLKVERFLPKRIVKEKVEEKVKDDDSDDDKEEEMQKSS
- the MRPL1 gene encoding 39S ribosomal protein L1, mitochondrial isoform X1, yielding MAAPVMRCCWRTVSAQCPSRIFPRIVQHSAVLPSFASLLISNRHYAAKKDKKPRRDPKKKAAESEPKKRKDPYTFPLPSEPKDDVYLTWCYQRPVYEAEVALEMLKQYQQLDFTSPKQHVHIDMTLDMAMEKKKPLEPFVGTVRLPHCFTDDIHKVVVFTANAEQAALARENGAAFAGGTELIKPILDGEIKADFYVGVPTMSSKITPLRGMLKQRFPRTRNGSLSYDIIQMLEFFKVCHEYEVENGNLIRTPIGMLDMPNDQIVANLDAVIKDVCKYKPLSYGPFVTHLSICSSTSESLDLKVERFLPKRIVKEKVEEKVKDDDSDDDKEEEMQKSS